In Malus sylvestris chromosome 15, drMalSylv7.2, whole genome shotgun sequence, a single genomic region encodes these proteins:
- the LOC126601781 gene encoding uncharacterized protein LOC126601781 isoform X1, with the protein MENYSNYSNHSYPDSRDSSPRSREIDCDTPSWDDQASSATSTYKVKFMCSYGGKIQPRPHDHQLAYVGGDTKILTVDRNIKLSAFISKLSSLCDTSNDAVCFKYQLPGEDLDALISVTNDEDLDHMMVEYDRLYRASAKPARLRLFLFPLDSNTSASFGSSETKSERQWFVDALNSVQIGSPDGSSPTAPVTASPTNPDFLFGFDKGYTAVPVAKFPNSVTPPTVPDLLVKSTLVGSGDRHTGEPVMSQAEIQRQIQELQRMQIVAGHEPTTIYHRKSDEMGNPMGYTGDYYTQKLPENIQPAQGSSSVGMPPPVPFPTAYMPERHMNTGGYPVTTAPSGPEQPVYLISTPTGVYQAPAPRPATGPVGQAYYGVPQRMAPEVYRDAQVYNTAVAAQQAQQAQQAQQIQQAQQAAAYSEGFAQVGYDAVGRQVYYTAAGGVVSSYQTVAPVPVDGRQAAAGVLNQIQDAWLSCVSEEFF; encoded by the exons ATGGAGAACTACTCCAACTACTCCAACCACTCCTACCCGGACTCCCGCGACTCCTCCCCTCGCTCCCGTGAAATCGACTGCGACACCCCTTCATGGGACGACCAAGCCTCCTCCGCCACCTCCACCTACAAAGTCAAGTTCATGTGCAGCTACGGCGGCAAAATCCAGCCCCGCCCCCACGACCACCAGCTCGCCTACGTCGGCGGTGACACCAAAATCCTCACAGTCGATCGCAATATCAAGCTCTCCGCTTTCATCTCCAAGCTCTCCTCCCTCTGCGACACCTCTAACGATGCCGTTTGTTTCAAGTACCAGCTCCCCGGCGAAGATCTCGACGCTCTCATCTCCGTCACCAACGACGAGGACCTCGACCACATGATGGTCGAGTACGACCGGCTCTACCGCGCTTCAGCTAAGCCCGCCAGGCTCCGACTCTTTCTCTTCCCTCTTGACAGCAACACTTCCGCTAGCTTCGGCTCCAGCGAGACCAAGTCCGAGCGCCAGTGGTTCGTCGACGCTTTGAATTCGGTTCAGATCGGGTCTCCCGATGGATCCTCTCCGACGGCTCCGGTCACGGCCTCGCCGACAAACCCCGATTTCCTGTTCGGATTCGATAAGGGTTACACGGCTGTGCCGGTTGCGAAATTTCCCAACTCGGTCACTCCGCCGACGGTTCCCGATTTGCTTGTGAAAAGCACTCTGGTTGGATCTGGGGATCGCCACACCGGAGAACCGGTGATGTCTCAGGCGGAGATTCAGAGGCAGATCCAGGAGTTGCAGAGGATGCAAATCGTTGCTGGTCACGAGCCGACCACCATCTATCACCGGAAAAGCGACGAAATGGGAAACCCTATGGGTTACACCGGCGATTATTACACACAGAAACTGCCAGAGAACATTCAACCGGCGCAAGGGTCGTCTTCGGTGGGAATGCCACCACCTGTGCCATTTCCAACTGCGTATATGCCAGAGAGGCACATGAACACTGGGGGTTATCCGGTGACGACTGCCCCATCTGGACCGGAGCAGCCCGTTTATCTCATTTCTACTCCGACCGGTGTATACCAGGCTCCCGCCCCTAGACCGGCGACCGGTCCAGTTGGTCAGGCATACTATGGAGTACCGCAGAGGATGGCACCAGAGGTGTACCGGGACGCTCAGGTGTACAATACTGCCGTGGCAGCACAGCAAGCACAACAAGCTCAGCAGGCACAACAAATTCAGCAGGCACAGCAGGCTGCAGCTTATAGTGAAGGGTTTGCACAGGTTGGGTATGACGCCGTCGGGAGGCAGGTATACTACACTGCAGCAGGAGGTGTCGTTTCTTCATATCAGACGGTTGCTCCGGTGCCCGTAGATGGGAGACAAGCTGCTGCTGGTGTATTGAATCAAATTCAAGATG CCTGGTTATCATGTGTATCCGAGGAATTTTTCTAG
- the LOC126603050 gene encoding NAC domain-containing protein 105-like, translating into MSRKPNNDVLTMEEEGYGGIVPLGFYENPLLGSNGMPLGFRFHPTDQDLISFFLYHRVLHRESLTAYCNNFKLIYEFDLFGKTPPWVVWENFGGPCLDGQDLFFFCQLKNRSEARIKREIDAGGTWSESNSKPVKDFQNEKPIGKKRNLRYEKEGCEHNGEWLLEEYSMLPSVVGGSDDSDHEVGKVVLCRLKKNSRSGNKKNCSNATQHVNEERAKKRARKEVKEKPVKKRARKEANEKPAKTKARNDVGSQNTTSVIAHTIDESNYKMISDATNDDQQCISNMDCSTMPANFSDHDYVPISLVSEGGEPLLKDEDFLFENGEEMFFDLDDLFAPLDL; encoded by the coding sequence ATGAGTAGAAAACCTAATAACGACGTCTTAACAATGGAGGAGGAGGGTTATGGTGGTATTGTGCCGCTGGGTTTCTATGAAAATCCGCTACTGGGTTCTAACGGTATGCCGCTGGGTTTTCGGTTTCATCCGACCGATCAGGATTTGATCAGTTTCTTCCTTTATCACAGAGTCCTCCACAGAGAGTCGTTAACGGCGTACTGCAACAATTTTAAGCTTATCTATGAGTTCGACCTCTTCGGCAAGACTCCACCCTGGGTGGTTTGGGAGAACTTTGGCGGACCGTGCCTTGACGGTCAAGATTTGTTCTTCTTTTGCCAACTCAAGAATAGAAGCGAGGCGCGCATCAAACGTGAAATTGACGCCGGAGGAACGTGGAGCGAATCCAACTCAAAGCCTGTTAAGGATTTTCAGAATGAAAAACCTATTGGGAAAAAGAGGAATTTGAGGTATGAGAAGGAAGGGTGTGAGCACAACGGTGAATGGCTCTTGGAAGAGTACAGTATGCTTCCTAGTGTAGTTGGTGGCAGTGATGACTCCGATCACGAAGTTGGAAAGGTGGTTCTCTGCCGACTTAAAAAGAATTCTAGGAGTGGAAACAAGAAGAATTGTTCGAATGCAACCCAACATGTGAACGAGGAGCGGGCAAAAAAGAGAGCAAGAAAAGAAGTCAAGGAGAAGCCGGTGAAAAAGAGAGCAAGAAAAGAAGCGAACGAGAAGCCGGCGAAAACAAAGGCAAGAAACGACGTGGGATCACAAAATACTACTAGTGTGATCGCCCATACAATCGATGAAAGCAATTATAAGATGATTAGTGATGCTACTAACGATGATCAGCAGTGCATAAGCAACATGGACTGTAGTACGATGCCCGCAAATTTTTCTGACCATGATTATGTGCCGATAAGCTTGGTCAGCGAAGGTGGTGAGCCGCTTTTGAAAGATGAAGACTTTCTTTTTGAGAACGGTGAAGAAATGTTTTTTGACCTCGACGATTTGTTTGCACCATTAGATTTGTGA
- the LOC126601781 gene encoding uncharacterized protein LOC126601781 isoform X2: MENYSNYSNHSYPDSRDSSPRSREIDCDTPSWDDQASSATSTYKVKFMCSYGGKIQPRPHDHQLAYVGGDTKILTVDRNIKLSAFISKLSSLCDTSNDAVCFKYQLPGEDLDALISVTNDEDLDHMMVEYDRLYRASAKPARLRLFLFPLDSNTSASFGSSETKSERQWFVDALNSVQIGSPDGSSPTAPVTASPTNPDFLFGFDKGYTAVPVAKFPNSVTPPTVPDLLVKSTLVGSGDRHTGEPVMSQAEIQRQIQELQRMQIVAGHEPTTIYHRKSDEMGNPMGYTGDYYTQKLPENIQPAQGSSSVGMPPPVPFPTAYMPERHMNTGGYPVTTAPSGPEQPVYLISTPTGVYQAPAPRPATGPVGQAYYGVPQRMAPEVYRDAQVYNTAVAAQQAQQAQQAQQIQQAQQAAAYSEGFAQVGYDAVGRQVYYTAAGGVVSSYQTVAPVPVDGRQAAAGVLNQIQDDIVIEPFA, encoded by the exons ATGGAGAACTACTCCAACTACTCCAACCACTCCTACCCGGACTCCCGCGACTCCTCCCCTCGCTCCCGTGAAATCGACTGCGACACCCCTTCATGGGACGACCAAGCCTCCTCCGCCACCTCCACCTACAAAGTCAAGTTCATGTGCAGCTACGGCGGCAAAATCCAGCCCCGCCCCCACGACCACCAGCTCGCCTACGTCGGCGGTGACACCAAAATCCTCACAGTCGATCGCAATATCAAGCTCTCCGCTTTCATCTCCAAGCTCTCCTCCCTCTGCGACACCTCTAACGATGCCGTTTGTTTCAAGTACCAGCTCCCCGGCGAAGATCTCGACGCTCTCATCTCCGTCACCAACGACGAGGACCTCGACCACATGATGGTCGAGTACGACCGGCTCTACCGCGCTTCAGCTAAGCCCGCCAGGCTCCGACTCTTTCTCTTCCCTCTTGACAGCAACACTTCCGCTAGCTTCGGCTCCAGCGAGACCAAGTCCGAGCGCCAGTGGTTCGTCGACGCTTTGAATTCGGTTCAGATCGGGTCTCCCGATGGATCCTCTCCGACGGCTCCGGTCACGGCCTCGCCGACAAACCCCGATTTCCTGTTCGGATTCGATAAGGGTTACACGGCTGTGCCGGTTGCGAAATTTCCCAACTCGGTCACTCCGCCGACGGTTCCCGATTTGCTTGTGAAAAGCACTCTGGTTGGATCTGGGGATCGCCACACCGGAGAACCGGTGATGTCTCAGGCGGAGATTCAGAGGCAGATCCAGGAGTTGCAGAGGATGCAAATCGTTGCTGGTCACGAGCCGACCACCATCTATCACCGGAAAAGCGACGAAATGGGAAACCCTATGGGTTACACCGGCGATTATTACACACAGAAACTGCCAGAGAACATTCAACCGGCGCAAGGGTCGTCTTCGGTGGGAATGCCACCACCTGTGCCATTTCCAACTGCGTATATGCCAGAGAGGCACATGAACACTGGGGGTTATCCGGTGACGACTGCCCCATCTGGACCGGAGCAGCCCGTTTATCTCATTTCTACTCCGACCGGTGTATACCAGGCTCCCGCCCCTAGACCGGCGACCGGTCCAGTTGGTCAGGCATACTATGGAGTACCGCAGAGGATGGCACCAGAGGTGTACCGGGACGCTCAGGTGTACAATACTGCCGTGGCAGCACAGCAAGCACAACAAGCTCAGCAGGCACAACAAATTCAGCAGGCACAGCAGGCTGCAGCTTATAGTGAAGGGTTTGCACAGGTTGGGTATGACGCCGTCGGGAGGCAGGTATACTACACTGCAGCAGGAGGTGTCGTTTCTTCATATCAGACGGTTGCTCCGGTGCCCGTAGATGGGAGACAAGCTGCTGCTGGTGTATTGAATCAAATTCAAGATG ATATTGTGATTGAGCCTTTTGCGTGA